A stretch of DNA from Streptomyces rubradiris:
ACCCGCGCTGACCTGGGGAAACGTGGCCAGGAGCGGTCGCGGTCCACCCCGCGCGCGGGGGCCGCGGCACCCATCCGGTCACGGCGCCGGGCATCCACAGGGACGTCCGGCGCCGTGCACACCTGTGGAAAACGTCAGCCGCTGAGCCGGACCGGCATGATCAGGTACTTGTACGCGTCGTCGGCCTCCGCGTCCACCGCCGGCTTCCCGCTGAGCAGCGCGGGCTTCGTGGACGTGGTGAACGACAGCTGCGCCACCGGCGAGTCGATCGCGCTCAGGCCGTCCAGCAGGAACGTCGGGTTGAAGGCGATCGAGATGTCGTCGCCCTCCAGCTGGGCGTCGACCCTTTCCACAGCCTGTGCGTCGTCGCTGGACCCGGCCTCCAGGATCAGCACGCCCTGCTCGAAGCTCAGCCGCACCGGGGTGTTCCGCTCGGCGACCAGGGCCACACGCTTGACCGCCTCGACGAACGGCGCGGTCTCGATCACGGCGACGGAGTTGAACTCGGTCGGGAACAGCGTCCGGTACTTGGGCAGGTCGCCCTCCAGCAGACGCGTGGTCGTGCGCCGCCCGGCGCCCTCGAAACCGATCAGGCCCTCGCCGGCACCGGCACCGGCCAGCGCCAGCGTGACGCTGTCCCCGGCGCCCAGCGACTTGGCGGTGTCCAGCAGCGTCTTGGCCGGGACCAGGGCGACCGCGGAGGCGTCCGGGTTCTCCGGCTTCCACAGGAACTCGCGGACCGCGAAGCGGTAGCGGTCGGTGGAGGCCAGGGTGACCGTGTCGCCCTCGATCTCGATGCGCACACCGGTGAGCACCGGCAGCGTGTCGTCACGGCCGGCGGCGATGGCCACCTGGGAGACGGCCGCGGCGAAGACCTCGCCGGGGACGGTGCCGGTCGCGTTCGGCATCTGCGGCAGGGCCGGGTACTCCTCCACGGGCAGGGTGTGGAGGGTGAACCGGGAGGTGCCGCAGACCACGGTCGCCCGTACACCGTCTGTGGAAATCTCCACCGGCCGGTTGGGGAGGGCGCGCGAGATGTCGGCGAGCAGCCGACCGGAGACGAGGACGGTGCCCTCCTCCTCGACCTCCGCATCGACGTTCACCCGCGCGGAGACCTCGTAGTCGAAGCTCGACAGACTCAGCTGGCCGTCCTCGGCCTTGAGCAGCAGGCCGGCGAGGACAGGCGCCGGCGGACGGGCCGGGAGGCTGCGTGCCGCCCAGGCCACTGCCTCCGCGAGTACGTCGCGTTCCACCCGGATCTTCACCGTAAGCCGCCTCCTGCTGTTGCTACTGAGTCCTCCGACTCGGTGTCACCGCCGCCTGGGACGGGAAGGACACCGGGGACCAGTCTGACGCACGGCACTGACAGTAGGTGCCCGTCGGGGTCAAGTCGGTCCGAGCGGCAGCCGGGCGCGAGAGGGCGAGTTGTGCACAGCCCCCGCTTCAAAACGATTGCCGAGCTCTCTCTAGTCGGGAGTAGTAGTAGGGCCTGTGGATACGGTGGATAACCACGTTTGCCCAGCTCAGCGCGGGTTTTTTATCCACTGGCCCTGTGGGTGGAGGCAGTGGACAACCTGGGCCCTCTGTGGAGAACGGAAAGTTCTGCACACACCGCCCACAGGCTGAGGGCAGTTCTCCCCAGCTGTGTCCCCAGGAATACCCAGGTTTCCCACAGCCCAATCCGGCAGCTTCCTGTGACGCCTTTCACTCGACGCGGTGAGCGGGAGCGTCGGGTTGCCGAACAGTGGACAGCCATGTGGAGAAGCCCGGGTTCGCTGGGGACAACCGCCCCCAGCCTGTGGGGCACCGGTGGAAAACGCGACGCCCGGCCTGGGGACGACGTAGTTATCCACAGTCTGTGGAGATCGTTCGTCCACGAATCCACAGGCCCTTGAACTGGGCGGATGTCCTGGAGCCAGCCTCCCTGTGGACACAGTTCGGGACAACTTCGCAGTCCCCAGTCTGTGGACGGAAGAAAGTCGCCGAATCTGTGGAGGAAGGCCGTAACCAGGCAGGTAATCGAACAAGGGATGACGGGGAGGAAACGGCCCGCAGCGCCGCATCCGGGGCGCCGGACGCAGCCAGGCCCATGCCGCGCCCCCTCCAGCAGTCCTTCGCGACTCACCCGGCAGCCCTCCAACGCCCCTTCGGACGCCCTTCAGCGGCCTCAGCGGGGGTGTGCGGCCGCGCGGGGTGCCTGGCGGCGCCGGAGTCGGCCGGGGCGTTTCGGCGGGCACGGCTCGGTGGGGCTTGGTGGTGCACGGCCCGGTGGGGCTTGGCGGGGCACGGCCCGGTGGGGCTTGGTGGGCACGGCCCGGTGGGGCTTGGTGGGGCTTGGTGGGGCTCGGAACGGCGAAGGGCGCCCCGGAGGCGGTGGTGTGCCCCGGAGCGCCCTGCGCGCCCGCGTACGGCCGGCTCAGCCGTTCTTGATGCGGTTGGTCAGCTCGGTGACCTGGTTGTAGATCGAGCGCCGCTCGGCCATCAGCGCGCGGATCTTCCGGTCGGCGTGCATCACGGTCGTGTGGTCCCGGCCGCCGAACTGCGCACCGATCTTCGGCAGCGACAGGTCCGTCAGCTCGCGGCACAGGTACATCGCGATCTGCCGCGCGGTCACCAGCGCGCGCCCGCGCGAGGTGCCGCACAGGTCCTCCACCGTCAGCCCGAAGTAGTCCGCGGTGGCCCCCATGATCGCCGTCGCGGTGATCTCCGGCGCGCTGTCCTCGCCGCCGGGGATGAGGTCCTTCAGGACGATCTCGGTCAGGCCCAGGTCCACCGGCTGCCGGTTGAGCGACGCGAACGCCGTCACCCTGATCAGCGCGCCCTCCAGCTCACGGATGTTCCGCGAGATCCGGGAGGCGATGAACTCCAGCACCTCGGGCGGCGCGTTCAGCTGCTCCTGGACCGCCTTCTTGCGCAGGATCGCGATCCGCGTCTCCAGCTCGGGCGGCTGGACGTCGGTGATCAGGCCCCACTCGAAACGGTTGCGCAGCCGGTCCTCCAGCGTGACCAGCTGCTTGGGCGGCCGGTCGCTGGAGAGCACGATCTGCTTGTTGGCGTTGTGGAGGGTGTTGAAGGTGTGGAAGAACTCCTCCTGCGTCGACTCCTTGTCCGCGAGGAACTGGATGTCGTCGACGAGCAGGATGTCCATCTCGCGGTAGCGCTTGCGGAAGCTGTCGCCCTTACCGTCGCGGATGGAGTTGATGAACTCGTTGGTGAACTCCTCCGAGCTGACGTACCGCACGCGCGTGCCCGGGTACAGGCTGCGCGCGTAGTGCCCGATGGCGTGCAGCAGATGGGTCTTGCCGAGCCCGGACTCCCCGTAGATGAACAGCGGGTTGTACGCCTTCGCCGGCGCCTCCGCGACCGCGACCGCCGCCGCGTGCGCGAAGCGGTTGGAGGCGCCGATCACGAACGTGTCGAACAGGTACTTGGGGTTCAGTCGCGCGGTCGGCTCGCCGGGGCCGCTCGCGGGCGCCGGCTGCGCGGCCAGCGGGCCGGGGGCGCCGGTGGAGGGCCCCTCCGGACGGCCGGGGCCGCCGCGGTGCGCCGCCGGGTCGGGCAGCTCACGGCGGACCGGGTCGCGCTGGTCGTACTCGGTCCGGGACGGGTCGTACTCGCCCCGCGCGGAGTCGTACTCGCCGCGCGGCTGTTCGTATGGCGGCCGGTCCATGCCCTGCGGGCGGTAGTCCTGGGACGGCGCGCCGTACGGGTCCGCGCCGGAGCCGTAGCCGTCCTGGGAGGACGGCGAGGCGTACGGGTCCCGCTCGGGGAAGCCGAGCCGGGGCTGCTGCCAGGCGTAGTCGTCCTGCCCGGGGCGCGGCCAGGCGCCGGGCTCGGGCCGCTGGTACTCGGACGGGTAGACCGGGCGGACCGTGGGGAGCTGGTCGGGGCGGCCGGCCGGGTGCTGCTCGGAGTGCTGATCGCCGCCCGGCTGCTCCCCGCCACGGGGCCGGCCGTAGCCCTCGTACGGCCCCGAGGGCAGCTCCGGCTCCTCGTAGCGCGGCTTCGCCGGCTGCTGGACGGGAGGCGCCGGGGGTTCGCCCGCGGAGTCGTCCACGGTGATCGCGATCCGGATGGGACGGCCGCACTCCCGGCTCAGGGTCTCGCTGACGACGGGCGCCAGACGGCCCTCCAGAACGTTCTTCGCGAATTCGTTCGGCACGGCGAGAAGGGCGGTGTCCGCGACCAGCGCGAGCGGCTGGCAGCGCCGGATCCAGTGCTCGTCCTTGGCCTCCACACCCTGTCCGCGGCCCTCACCGAGCAGCTGTTCCAGTACTCGCGGCCACACTGCGGCAAGATCGGCAGGTACGTCAGCCACAGGGCACGCTCTCTCACAGGTCCCACGAACGTGTGGTTCGGGGACGGGTCGGGATGAAAATCGGTCGGGCGGGGATAAGGGAACGAATCGGAGTCCAGCCACGGTAGTCAGCGCGACGGCTGCGGTTCAAGTTGTTGTCCCCAGCCTGTGGACAGTGTCTCCCGGCAGCCCTCGGTTTGACCGGACGGCTCGGCCCCGCGTACCGTAACCAGGTCGAGTTGTCGATGGCTGCTGCCGCCTGCCTCCGATGGGCACAGGTCACGTCAGGTGATCGGGAAGCGGTGCACTCGGGCGTGACGCGAGCTACTCGTGGGCGCACGGTGACAGCCAGGACGGCACCCCGCCACTACCGATTTTCTGGAGCCCCCGAGTGAGCAAGCGCACCTTCCAGCCGAACAACCGTCGTCGCGCGAAGACCCACGGCTTCCGGCTGCGTATGCGCACCCGTGCCGGCCGCGCGATTCTCGCGTCCCGCCGTAGCAAGGGTCGCGCCCGTCTGTCCGCCTGATCCCGGTCAGGTCATGACATCGTGCTGCCCACCGAGAACCGGCTGAGGCGGCGCGAGGACTTCGCGACCGCGGTCCGACGAGGCCGCCGGGCAGGCCGCCCGACGCTCGTCGTCCACCTTCGAAGCGGTGCCACGGACCCGCACGCGCCTGGGGAGAGCGCTCCCCCGACGCGTGCGGGTTTCGTCGTCAGCAAGGCCGTGGGTGGCGCGGTCGTGCGCAACAAAGTGAAGCGCAGACTGCGCCACCTGATGCGTGACCGAGTCGGCCTGTTCCCCCCCGGTAGCCTGGTAGTCGTACGAGCGCTGCCCGGAGCGGGCGACGCAGACCACGCACAGCTGGCCCGAGACCTGGACGCCGCTCTTCAGCGGCTCCTGGGAGGGGGCGCGCGATGAAGTACCCGCTGCTGGCTCTGATCAAGCTGTACCAGTGGACGATCAGTCCGCTGCTGGGGCCGGTATGCAAGTACTACCCGTCGTGCTCCCACTACGGCTACACGGCCATCGACCGGCACGGTGCAGTCAAAGGGACCGCACTGACCGCCTGGCGCATCCTGCGGTGCAATCCGTGGTCGCCGGGTGGCGTGGACCATGTTCCGCCGCGCAAGCGTCCGCGGTGGCACGAAATGCTGCGCGACGCCTGGCGCGCACGCAGGGGCGGGTCCTCCGCCGCCGAAACGGCCACCGAAGCGAAGCCACCAACGGAGTCTCCTTCGAGCCCGGCCGCAGAGACCTCGTCCCATGCCCAAGGAGCATGATTAGTGGACACGATTGCCAGCCTTTTCAGTTTCATCACCTGGCCCGTCTCCTGGGTCATCGTCCAGTTCCACAAGGTGTACGGGGCGATCTTCGGACCTGACACCGGGTGGGCCTGGGGCCTGTCCATCGTGTCCCTGGTGATCCTGATCCGCATCTGCCTGATCCCGCTCTTCGTGAAGCAGATCAAGGCGACCCGCGCGATGCAGACGCTCCAGCCGGAGATGAAGAAGATCCAGGAGCGCTACAAGAACGACCGGCAGCGTCAGTCCGAAGAGATGATGAAGCTGTACAAGGAGTCGGGCACCAACCCGCTCTCCTCGTGCCTTCCCATCCTGGCGCAGTCCCCGTTCTTCTTCGCCCTGTACCACGTGCTCGCCGCCATCGCGTCGGGCAAGAAGATCGGCGTCATCGACGCCGGCCTGCTCGAGAGCGCGCGGAACGCGCACATCTTCGGCGCTCCGCTGGCCGCCAAGTTCTTCAGCAGCGACAGCCAGGTCAGCGCCCTGCACGCCTCGCTGACCGACGTCCGCGTCGTGACCGCGATCATGATCGTGCTGATGTCGGCGTCGCAGTTCTACACGCAGCGCCAGCTGATGACGAAGAACGTCGACACCACCGTGAAGACGCCGTTCATGCAGCAGCAGAAGATGCTGATGTACATCTTCCCGGTCATGTTCGCCGTCCTCGGTGTGAACTTCCCGGTCGGTGTCCTCATCTACTGGCTGACCACCAACGTGTGGACCATGGGCCAGCAGATGTACGTCATCCACAACAACCCGACCCCGGGTTCCAAGGCCCAGGCCGCCTACCTGGAGCGCCTGACCAAGCACGTCACGCAGCACGGCAAGATCCGTCGGCGCAGCGAGAAGGCCATCGTGAAGGCGATCGTCGCCAAGGGCCGCGACCGCAACGAGTCCGAGCGCAAGTTCGTCAACGCGCTCAACAAGGCCGGTCTCGCCGCCCAGCCCGACGGCACCGTGACCAAGAGCGTGGCCCAGGCCGCGGCACAGTCCGAGGACGGTGCCGCCGTCGGCACCGCCACGGCCACCGCCACCGCCCCCCGGCGTCAGCAGCCCAAGCGCCAGAGCAAGTCCCAGCGTCAGTCCGGCGGGACCAAGGCGGGTGACGCCCCGTCGCTGGAGAAGTCCGACGCGCCGCAGGACGCCAAGCCCGCGGCTGCCAAGCAGCCCCAGAAGCCCGGCTCCGGCACCCGCAGCAAGGCCCAGTCCGGCCAGCGCAAGGGTGGACCGCAGCGGCCCAAGTCCCCGTCCAAGAAGTAAGAAGGAGCCCATCCCGTGACGGAAGGCACCACCTCCGCCGCTGCCGAGGGTGCAGACACCCTCACCCGCCTGGAGCAGGAGGGCGAGATCGCGGCGGACTACCTGGAGGGTCTGCTGGACATCGCCGACCTCGACGGCGACATCGACATGGACGTCGAGGCCGACCGCGCCTCCGTGTCGATCATCAGCGACACCGGCAGCCGCGACCTGCAGAAGCTGGTCGGCCGGGACGGCGAGGTGCTGGAGGCACTGCAGGAGTTGACGCGGCTGGCCGTGCACCGGGAAACCGGTGACCGCAGCCGGCTGATGCTGGACATCGCGGGCTACCGCGCCAAGAAGCGCGCCGAGCTGTCCGAGCTGGGCGCCAAGGCCGCCGCCGAGGTGAAGAGCACCGGCGAGCCCGTGAAGCTCAAGCCGATGACCCCGTTCGAGCGCAAGGTCGTGCACGACGCGGTCAAGGCCGCGGGGCTGCGCAGCGAGTCCGAGGGCGAGGAGCCGCAGCGCTTCGTCGTCGTGCTGCCCGCCTGATCGGCCCCCGTTCCACCGGCCCCGTCTGTTGAGCAGGCGGGGCCGAACTTTGTCAGCCTGGTAGTTCTGGTGGCCGGTGCGCGAAGCGCCGGCGCTGTACGGAAGGACGGTCCCCGTGACGGAGGCAGCGGAGCTTCCCCCCGCGCCCGAGCAGGCGCGGGAAGTGTTTGGTGAGCGCTTCGCCGATGCGGTCCGCTATGCGGAGCTGCTCGCCGAGGCAGGCGTGCAGCGCGGCCTGATCGGTCCGCGGGAAGTGCCGCGCCTGTGGGAGCGGCACCTGCTGAACTGCGCGGTGCTCTCCGAGGCCGTTCCGGAGGGGGTGACGGTCTGCGACGTCGGCTCCGGTGCGGGGCTGCCGGGTATCCCGCTGGCCCTGGTCCGCGACGACCTCAACATCACCCTGCTGGAACCCCTGCTGCGGCGCACCAACTTCCTCACCGAGGTCGTCGAGCTGCTCGGCCTGGACCATGTCACCGTGGTGCGCGGCCGGGCCGAGGAGGTCATGGGCAAGCTGCCGCCGGTCCATGTGGTGACGGCACGGGCCGTGGCTCCGCTGGACCGTCTGGCCACCTGGGGCATTCCGCTGCTGCGCCCGTACGGCGAGATGCTCGCGCTCAAGGGGGACACCGCCGAGGACGAGCTGAAGGCGGCGGCCACCGCGCTGAGCAAGCTCGGAGCGGTGGAGACGTCCATTCTGCATGTGGGTGAGGGCGTGGTGGACCCGCTGTCCACCGTCGTACGGGTAGAGGTCGGCGAGAGCCCGGGCGGTGTGCGTTTCGCTGCCAAGCGAGCCAAGGCCGCCCGCACGGGTCGGGCTCGCCGACGCCGGTGAGCCGGAGGACGGGTGGGCGTCGGCGGGCCGGAGGGGCCGGCCGACGCTGACCCGTCCTGACGACGGGACGTACTCCACACAAGCTGCCGGACCCAGGCGAGCCGGAGTGTCGCAAAGGCCGGGTCGCAGCGGCTGTGCATCGTGTTTCACGTGAAACGTCGCTCACTGCTGCACGGCATCATCAGTCGTGGCCGCGCTGCGGCCGAACCTCGCGACCGGAAGCCCCTCGGTGCGCTCGGGGAGGATCCCGTTTCCCCGGAGGTCCTGTCCCGCTCCTTGGGGGCTTCGCCTCGCCCTCCGGAGCCCTCGCCCCGTGCCCCGGAGGCTACGCACCGCTCCTCGGAGACTGCGTCCCTCTCCAGGGGCACGGAGTTGTCCACAGAGGTGGATTTCTCCACAGATGGTCAGACCTCACTGGTTCACGACCCCGAAGACATGGGAGGCTCTGTTCATCGCGAGCCTGAAGTCGAGGAGAGTGAATCCTTGCGGTCCGACGCCAACATCGCGGGACCGATGACCGATCCGGTCCCCGGTCCCCGTACCGAGTCGATGGGAGCGGATGTTTCACGTGAAACACCGCCCCCGATGGACGACACTCCCATCGGTCGAGCGGCCCAACTGGCGGTGGAGGCTCTCGGCCGCGCCGGCGCAGGCCTGCCGCGACCGGAGCAGACCCGAGTCATCGTGGTCGCCAACCAGAAGGGCGGCGTGGGCAAGACGACGACGACCGTCAACCTTGCCGCCTCGCTGGCCCTGCACGGTGGCCGGGTCCTGGTGATCGACCTCGACCCGCAGGGCAACGCGTCCACCGCCCTCGGGATCGACCACCACGCCGAAGTCCCATCCATCTACGACGTGTTGGTGGAGAGCAAGCCTCTCGCCGAGGTGGTCCAGCCCGTCATCGACGTCGAGGGCCTCTTCTGCGCTCCGGCCACCATCGATCTCGCAGGTGCGGAGATCGAGCTGGTGTCCCTGGTGGCCCGGGAGAGCCGGCTGCAACGGGCCATCCAGGCGTACGAGCAGCCGTTGGACTACATCCTCATCGACTGCCCGCCTTCGCTGGGCCTGTTGACGGTCAACGCGCTCGTCGCGGGCGCCGAGGTGCTGATCCCGATCCAGTGCGAGTACTACGCGCTGGAGGGCCTCGGTCAGCTCCTGCGCAACGTCGACCTGGTGCGGGGGCACCTCAACCCCGCCCTGCATGTGTCGACCATCCTGCTCACCATGTACGACGGCCGGACGCGTCTCGCCTCCCAGGTCGCGGAAGAGGTGCGCAGCCACTTCGGTGACGAGGTGCTGCGGACGAGCATTCCCCGCTCGGTCCGTATCTCCGAGGCGCCGAGTTACGGGCAGACGGTGCTGACCTACGATCCAGGATCGAGCGGCGCCCTCTCCTATCTTGAGGCGGCCCGGGAAATCGCGCTGAGGGGCGTCGGCATCAGCTATGACGCGAGCCAGGCCCACATCGGCGCCCAGAAAGACCAGAGCATGGTGGAGGGGATTCAGTGAGCGAGCGACGGAGGGGGCTGGGCCGTGGTCTCGGCGCACTGATCCCCGCTGCCCCGACCGAGAGGACGCCGGCCTCCGCCGCGCTGGGGGGTGGAGGCTCCACCTCCCCCGCGGCCGTCCCGGTACTGACGAGTGACCGCGGAGTGGCCGCGGCCAAGGTGGCCACGCTGCCGCCCGCCGCACAGGACATCGAGGCGGTTCCGGCGAGCCCCGCCGTCGAGGTGCCGGCACCCCCGTTGGGCGCCCACTTCGCCGAGATCCCCCTGGACGCCATCACACCGAACCCGCGCCAGCCGCGCGAGATCTTCGACGAGGACGCGCTTCAGGAGCTGGTCACCTCCATCAAGGAGGTCGGCCTGCTGCAGCCCGTCGTGGTGCGGCAGCTCGGTCCCGGCCGGTATGAGCTGATCATGGGCGAGCGCCGCTGGCGCGCGTGCCGTGAAGCCGGCCTGGAGGCCATCCCGGCGATCGTGCGGGCCACGGAGGACGAGAAGCTCCTCCTGGACGCGCTGCTGGAGAACCTGCACCGTGCGCAGCTGAACCCGATCGAAGAGGCCGCTGCCTACGACCAGCTGCTGAAGGACTTCAACTGCACCCACGACCAGCTGGCCGACCGGATCGGGCGCTCCCGCCCGCAGGTCTCCAACACGCTGCGTCTGCTGAAGCTGTCGCCGACCGTGCAGAAGCGGGTGGCCGCCGGGGTGCTTTCGGCCGGTCACGCCCGGGCGCTGCTGGCTGTGGAGGACTCCGAGGAACAGGACCGGCTGGCCCACCGGATCGTCGCCGAGGGACTGTCGGTGCGGTCCGTGGAAGAGATCGTGACCCTCATGGGCTCACGGTCTCAGAAGGCCTCGCGGTCCCGGGGGCCCCGGGCCGGTTCCGTGCCTTCCCCGGCGCTGAGCGAGCTGGCCACCCGGCTCTCGGACCGGTTCGAGACGCGGGTGAAGGTCGAGCTGGGACAGAAGAAGGGCAAGATCACCGTCGAGTTCGCCTCCGCCGAGGACCTCGAAAGGATCCTCAGCACGTTCGCCCCGGGCGAGAAGCTGGCCCTGCAGAAGAGCCTTCAGGACGGCGACGGCGACGAGAGCCAGGACTGATTCCCGGTCGTTCGTGTCCTTCGGGGCAGTGGAGCGGGCCGTGTCCGGTGTGTACCGGAACACGGCCCGCTCTTTGCTTTGGCACGGTATCGAGTGAATCGGATCGTGGATACGATGCGATCAGCTAGGGCATATCCACCGGTCAGCAGCTGACAGCCGCTCGCGATGCGGCGGGCGAAGGAAGCGAGGATCAGCCTTCATGGGGCGTCGGCTCGTGCCGCTCACGCTGGACAACCTTCAGGATCTTCCCCATCGTTGTCGCTCCTGTGTCTTCTGGGAGCTGGACCCCGTCAGCGGCGAGGCGGCGGTGGCGGCGGGCACCACCGCGCTGGAGAAGGAAGCCTGGATCTCCGCCGTCCTGCTGGACTGGGGATCGTGCGGCCGGGTGGTGTATGTCGACGACGTCCCGGCGGGTTTCGTGCTCTACGCCCCGCCGGCCTACGTGCCGCGCTCGACGGCCTTCCCCACGAGCCCGGTGGCGCCGGACGCCGTGCAGCTGATCACCGGGTACGTTCTGCCCGCCTATCAGGGGCAGGGGCTGGGCCGGGTGCTGGTGCAGACGGTCGCCAAGGATCTGCTGCGCCGGGGCTTCAAAGCGGTCGAGGCGTTCGGAGACGCCCGCTGGGAGCAGCCCGCCTGCCTGCTGCCCGCCGATCACCTGCTGGCCGTCGGCTTCAAGACGGTCCGGCAGCATCCCACCCATCCGCGGATGCGGCTGGAGCTGCGGTCCACGCTCTCCTGGAAGGAAGACGTGGAGATGGCACTGGACCGGCTTCTGGGAGCGGTCCAGAAGGAACCCGCGCTGCGGCCGCTCTAGCGCGAGGCCGCTCTAGCGCGAGGCCGTTATAGCGATGGGGCCGACCCCAGCGGATCGGCCCCATCGTGTTTCACGTGAAACATCACTTCGTGATGAACTCGTCCAGGTCGCGCAGGAGCGCCGCCTTCGGCTTGGCACCCACGATCGTCTTGGCGACATCGCCGCCCTGGTACACGTTCAGGGTGGGGATGGACATGACGCCGTACTTGGCGGCCGTGTTCGGGTTCTCGTCGATGTTGAGCTTGACGATCTGGATCTTGTCGCCGTGCTCGGCCGCGATCGCCTCCAGGGAGGGGGCGATCATGCGGCACGGACCGCACCACTCGGCCCAGAAGTCCACCAGAACGGGCTTGTCGCTCTTGAGGACCTCCTCCTCGAAGTTGTCGTCGGTCACGGTCTTCACGTTGCCGGCCACAGTGGGCTCCTTACCTCGGTTACGCGGTGGGGCGGGGAAGGGGAAGGTCAGACAGTCGTCTTCTCGGGCTCCGCCTGGTCCTCGTCCGCGAGGGCGGCGAGGTATCGCTCGGCGTCCAGAGCGGCGGCGCAGCCGGTACCGGCGGCGGTGATCGCCTGGCGGTAGGTGTGGTCGACCACGTCACCGGCGGCGAACACACCGGTCACGTTGGTACGGGTGGACGGCGAGGCGACCTTCAGGTAACCCTCCTCGTCCAGGTCCAGCTGGCCCTTGAACAGCTCGGTGCGCGGGTCGTGGCCGATGGCGATGAACAGGCCCGTCACGGGCAGCTCGGACAGCTCGCCGGTCTTGACGTTCCGCAGCTTCAGACCGGAGAGCTTCTGGTCGCCCTGGATCTCGGCGACCTCGCTGTCCCAGACGAACTTGATCTTCGGGTCGCCGAAGGCGCGCTCCTGCATCGCCTTGGAGGCGCGCAGGGTGTCCCGGCGGTGGACGATCGTGACCGACTTGGCGAACCGCGAGAGGAACGTGGCCTCCTCCATCGCGGTGTCGCCGCCGCCGATCACGGCGATGTCGTGCTCCTTGAAGAAGAACCCGTCACAGGTGGCGCACCAGGAGACACCACGGCCCGAAAGCATGTCCTCGTTCGGCAGGCCCAGCTTGCGGTGCTGGGAGCCGGTGGTGACGATGACGGCCTTTGCCCGGTGCACGGTGCCCGCGGTGTCGGTGACGGTCTTGATCTCACCGGTCAGATCGACGGAGACGATGTCGTCCGGAACGAGCTCGGCACCGAAGCGTTCGGCCTGGGCGCGCATGTTGTCCATGAGGTC
This window harbors:
- the trxA gene encoding thioredoxin; the protein is MAGNVKTVTDDNFEEEVLKSDKPVLVDFWAEWCGPCRMIAPSLEAIAAEHGDKIQIVKLNIDENPNTAAKYGVMSIPTLNVYQGGDVAKTIVGAKPKAALLRDLDEFITK
- a CDS encoding ParB/RepB/Spo0J family partition protein; its protein translation is MSERRRGLGRGLGALIPAAPTERTPASAALGGGGSTSPAAVPVLTSDRGVAAAKVATLPPAAQDIEAVPASPAVEVPAPPLGAHFAEIPLDAITPNPRQPREIFDEDALQELVTSIKEVGLLQPVVVRQLGPGRYELIMGERRWRACREAGLEAIPAIVRATEDEKLLLDALLENLHRAQLNPIEEAAAYDQLLKDFNCTHDQLADRIGRSRPQVSNTLRLLKLSPTVQKRVAAGVLSAGHARALLAVEDSEEQDRLAHRIVAEGLSVRSVEEIVTLMGSRSQKASRSRGPRAGSVPSPALSELATRLSDRFETRVKVELGQKKGKITVEFASAEDLERILSTFAPGEKLALQKSLQDGDGDESQD
- the trxB gene encoding thioredoxin-disulfide reductase, with translation MSDVRNVIIIGSGPAGYTAALYTARASLKPLVFEGAVTAGGALMNTTEVENFPGFRDGIMGPDLMDNMRAQAERFGAELVPDDIVSVDLTGEIKTVTDTAGTVHRAKAVIVTTGSQHRKLGLPNEDMLSGRGVSWCATCDGFFFKEHDIAVIGGGDTAMEEATFLSRFAKSVTIVHRRDTLRASKAMQERAFGDPKIKFVWDSEVAEIQGDQKLSGLKLRNVKTGELSELPVTGLFIAIGHDPRTELFKGQLDLDEEGYLKVASPSTRTNVTGVFAAGDVVDHTYRQAITAAGTGCAAALDAERYLAALADEDQAEPEKTTV
- a CDS encoding GNAT family N-acetyltransferase, encoding MGRRLVPLTLDNLQDLPHRCRSCVFWELDPVSGEAAVAAGTTALEKEAWISAVLLDWGSCGRVVYVDDVPAGFVLYAPPAYVPRSTAFPTSPVAPDAVQLITGYVLPAYQGQGLGRVLVQTVAKDLLRRGFKAVEAFGDARWEQPACLLPADHLLAVGFKTVRQHPTHPRMRLELRSTLSWKEDVEMALDRLLGAVQKEPALRPL